gtattattgtatatacgaAATTATAGCACAAAGAATGTGTAATGTAATTTCATATACTTTAGATTTAGAAGCACGGCCATGGGATTTTCAAGTTGAAGAATGCGAGTTACGTACATGCGTTGATCAATTCAATAATCGAAGATATTCAAATGCCTTGAGAGATGAAGAAATGGAACCGATAGACTCATGTGTAACATCAGTACTTGGTACCAATGTGGAATTGACtgaagaatttaaacaacattatGAGTTATGGTTGCAACAGGAGGTATTTCAGAGGAGTATCAATTGGGACGAATTGTTGGATCCTGCTGCATGTGAAATATAAGTTTGGTATAAGTAAACCCATATAAAtcgtgttttaattaaatcataaaccTGGATAAAATTGCGACATTTTTACGAATTACTATACTGTTGTGAGAAGTGTGTtcaaacaacaaaaaaaacattgccatATTGACACTGCAGAAATTTCAAAGTTATATTTGGTATTGCAGTGAATggttctaatttaaaaaatgtttaatgaaGAGACTTTTGAGATGAAACATGTAACTTTTAACATGTAACATGTAACatttaacatttcttttgtatttaatttgtgCAATGCAACATAGTGCTCctagttattttttatcattaggAATCgccaattttaaatgtataatcttctcttttatatatgtaaaaacactcatacataacaatatatatacatatagttattaaaacatttagaatacattttaataaaatacactgATTGGCTGTTAACTGTACCGCATCTGGATTTCCATAAATTTGAACAAtccaaatagaaaaataaaataatatctatataaaaaaacattgatttaCAGCTTTTATaagaacattataatatatatcatagattttttttgtaatgataCTGATCcctaattaacaaattaatgctaataatttttttatagacaaaaaatacattttacaaactATCTGCTCAATTATGTTTAAACTCTTCTGTGGAATCTTACTGAATTTAAAGTTGCCCAaatcaattcaattaaattgatttctcttattttttttaatcaattttttgtgtTCGTCTGCTATTGTTCTAGTCAGTTCAATCATTTTAAgtcaaaactttatttttggtTTTAGGCTAAAAGGCCATATAATTTGttgctcttttttatatcaatgataTTTAGTTTGTTTTAAGctgtaaatttcttataaaatacaagaatGTGTCCTTTATGTACATTCCAAATGACAATATTATgtgatcataattttatttatcaacaaaAACTCTTTGCATGCAAACTAATATTAGGCTTCTTCTTTTCATTTGCTTTGATCACTAATTCAGAAAAGCAGTACATTTTGATTTAcattctttttgaaaattatatatagtaatcaaattactatatatcaatataatttacaggggctgatataataatatatcaaattttctacattttatgttttttacatATCCCCAACCTTTCATATCATAATGAATATACCATAAACTTCAAGAGAATCTTAACGAATGTATACAAAGATTATCTTATTTCCTCTTTCAACTTCtactatattatacaaaaaatatatatatatatatattatataattatataattatattaaatattatatataaaaattatatatatatttttttcagttcaTTGTTAATCAAGacataaatttgtattcaTATCTAATTCATTCATATAAAGGTTCATATACAAGAGAGCTGAATAGCAGGATTATATAAGTTGCAAAATTTagtgttttaaaaatgtaaaatatttagttgcCGCTTATCTTTGTACACTTTGAGTACagctttttcgtaaaataaacataaggcAATTCaactttctcttatttatttatagtcaCATAATTACATTATCTCACACTATctcaaatctatttttaatgctgtataatttatattatcaaagatgtatatataagtatatcaCATTTATCTGTTACatcacaaaaatgttttacaattgtcaaggtttaataaaattaatctaaatagattgattgatatttatttctttgcaattatttttaagaaaatatgctTATCTTAAATGGAAATCATATCTTTAAATTGAGATCATGACGAAATcccatataaaaattttgtaaataagataaaaattagatacatagaaatatatatataattataaaaacatgtgTATAACTTCAAAATTTTGGGAATGTGAAAGTTAAAAACTGTGCacctttaaataaatctttctaaaGATTTGTACttacgtgatatatatatatatatatatatatatatatatatatatatatatatatataacaatctatatatatataacgatctTGTATCACAATATCACGGTTTTATCCATTTATACGAACCGTagtaagcaaaattattttttttcgccaTGTCATCTGCTTCCTGGGGCCCGCGAGACCCATatctgaaatttataataaatcatacattttGTGACACATGTATAAGACatacttatacatattttttagtacATACTTATACGGAATGGGCTGAATTTTCTGTTTCTCGATTTGATGGAGTAACGGCGTGAATATACGCCACGCTTCCTGCAATTCATCACTTCGCACGAAATGCATTTGCGAACCACAAAAAACGTCTAAAATCAATCTTTCATAAGCGTCCGGTAATTTTAAACcctgaaaaacaaaatatgacACTTTtaacatgtatttatattgtgtGTGAGATTTGTATTGAGTGTGccacattataaatatagatatcttAGAGTCTCCTTAATTTTAAAGCTAAATTTTCTTCACTAATGAAGTATCATTTACCTTATATCTATTGCCATAAGTAAGATCTAATTCCGTTTCTTCCATATCGAATGTGATACCAGGTGACTTCgtcatcattttaatatacaatgcTTCACCCGGCTGCACTCTTATTACCATTTCGTTTCTCTTCGCCTTCCCATCAAAAATATCACCTGGTACATCACGATATTGTATTCTAACTTCTGCTTTCCGTTCATTTAGAGCTGCAATATCACGCAATGATTAGAAGAATAGAAGCAACTTGatgagaaatatatctctcttatcTTCTTACCTTTTCCACATCTGAGAATGAACGGGACTCCATCCCATctttcgttatttatttttagcacCGCTAAAGCGAAAGTTGGCGTGTTAGAGTCTGCTGGTACCGTGGAATCATCCAAATAACCCAAACGCGCCTCCGGATCTTCAGCATCCGGATCACCGACATATTGACCGAGAATCACGTTTTCAAGCTGCAATTCCTTAATGCATCTCAAAACCTTTACTTTCTCGTTTCTAATATCATCCGGATGGCAAGATGTAGGTTTCTCCATGGCTACTAGAGACAAAATCTGCAGCAGATGATTTTGCATCACATCTCTAATGATACCAAACTCATCGAAATAGCCGCCTCTACCCTGAGTACCAAATGGCTCCTTAAAGGTAATCTGCACCGAGGCTATATTGTCCCGGTTCCATGACGGATTGAATACTCGATTCCCAAATCTTAGAGTCATCAAATTCTGCACCATCTCTTTGCCGAGGTAATGATCAATACGATAGATCTGTTCCTCGGTGAACAAAGACGCTAAATTATCGGAGAGCTTCTGCGACGAGGCAGCGTCATGACCGAATGGtttctcaattattattctcgTCCATCctctaaaattgtaaaataagttgactttttcgtaataaaact
This sequence is a window from Cataglyphis hispanica isolate Lineage 1 chromosome 17, ULB_Chis1_1.0, whole genome shotgun sequence. Protein-coding genes within it:
- the LOC126855749 gene encoding glucose-6-phosphate 1-dehydrogenase isoform X2, which gives rise to MNISRTSTEESLQYIRQSLTSDEMDHLEGTHFDGFIPHSFVTFGASGDLAKKKIYPTLWWLFRDNLLPKPTIFVGYARSKLTVQQLREKCHPYMKVNPDEAEKYEEFWNLNHYISDSYDMPEGFELLDHTLKKFEQGKVAHRLFYLALPPSVFENVTIRLRHICMGNTGWTRIIIEKPFGHDAASSQKLSDNLASLFTEEQIYRIDHYLGKEMVQNLMTLRFGNRVFNPSWNRDNIASVQITFKEPFGTQGRGGYFDEFGIIRDVMQNHLLQILSLVAMEKPTSCHPDDIRNEKVKVLRCIKELQLENVILGQYVGDPDAEDPEARLGYLDDSTVPADSNTPTFALAVLKINNERWDGVPFILRCGKALNERKAEVRIQYRDVPGDIFDGKAKRNEMVIRVQPGEALYIKMMTKSPGITFDMEETELDLTYGNRYKGLKLPDAYERLILDVFCGSQMHFVRSDELQEAWRIFTPLLHQIEKQKIQPIPYKYGSRGPQEADDMAKKNNFAYYGSYKWIKP
- the LOC126855749 gene encoding glucose-6-phosphate 1-dehydrogenase isoform X1 translates to MAKESKRRTSTEESLQYIRQSLTSDEMDHLEGTHFDGFIPHSFVTFGASGDLAKKKIYPTLWWLFRDNLLPKPTIFVGYARSKLTVQQLREKCHPYMKVNPDEAEKYEEFWNLNHYISDSYDMPEGFELLDHTLKKFEQGKVAHRLFYLALPPSVFENVTIRLRHICMGNTGWTRIIIEKPFGHDAASSQKLSDNLASLFTEEQIYRIDHYLGKEMVQNLMTLRFGNRVFNPSWNRDNIASVQITFKEPFGTQGRGGYFDEFGIIRDVMQNHLLQILSLVAMEKPTSCHPDDIRNEKVKVLRCIKELQLENVILGQYVGDPDAEDPEARLGYLDDSTVPADSNTPTFALAVLKINNERWDGVPFILRCGKALNERKAEVRIQYRDVPGDIFDGKAKRNEMVIRVQPGEALYIKMMTKSPGITFDMEETELDLTYGNRYKGLKLPDAYERLILDVFCGSQMHFVRSDELQEAWRIFTPLLHQIEKQKIQPIPYKYGSRGPQEADDMAKKNNFAYYGSYKWIKP